The Diorhabda carinulata isolate Delta chromosome 4, icDioCari1.1, whole genome shotgun sequence genomic interval aattaaagagaaaagatgcggaaagctatccaaaggtgttttgtttttgcaggacaatactcctgcacacaaatttcatgtcgccatgcaaaaaattcctgatttagggtttgaattactagaacaactcccttattcaccagattttgttccgtccaactatcatctctttcctgaactgaaaaaaagtttggaaggtcgtaaattttcttccaacgaggaggtaataaaagctgtggaggtctggtttgcagagcaagaagaaacatttttttgaaaggtctaaagacgttgcaggttcgctgtaataaatgtatccaattaagaggagaatatgttgagtaataaaatattttgacattgaaattttgtttggttctctagtaggctaagaatttttcaatatatcctcgtacattATTTAGTTATTGGATGACAACAAAACTTTTGGTTGTATGTTAATACTTTCCATTCGGAATACTTGTTATATACTTTCAGGTTAATACATCAGTACATACATTTGTAGTGATTTTTATAGTCAACAAGATAGGAAATAAGAAACTGGACTTTAATACGAATACCACTTAATAGACAGGAACATTAAGTCTAAAAACTTGGTAATACTTCACGATGTTGTCAAATCAACCTTATCAAAATACTTTTGTCATTGTTtatttcatcatcatcgtcatcTAGCTTCCAGTGGAGCAAAGAGTGTTTCAGCAGCTGTGGTAGAACGTTTTGAGGGTTCTGCCCAATGTTATTGGAGAGGGTTCTgtatttccttttatttttggCTATTTCTGTAGCTTTTTTCCATGTCAAGTTTTTCTGCTACAGTTTATTCTCAATAGTTCTTCTCCATGTTCGTGCAGGTTTGCCTCTTTCTCTTTCGcctgttttattataatttaatgctTTTCTGGTTAGGTTTGTCCGTAGTATATAACCCATCTAGGTTTCGTTCTCTTTGAAACAAAACCTACACGCTggattatctgctaggtctagtgTCTTCAGgtcagatctactctggttatagttttccagaagaATTTCTGCCCCTGTAGGTTATCTCagtaattggttttgctcctatctggacacatttttcaattgcatatatttctgcATGAAAAATGCTTGATGCGCTGCCCAGGCTTCTAGAGTGTTTGGATCTGGGCCCATACACTCCTATGCCAGTTCCGTCTGCTGTTTTTGATCCGTACGTATACCATTTAATAGcatttctgtttatttctaCTAAACAGATGACGCTTTCTGTTTCTGCAATGTCATTGCTATGGTTTCGTTATGAGTATGACTCTCTCTAGGTTTAAAAAGTCTCGTActcttattaataattttcatataatctTTGGTAAGTacgaaacaacaaataaaatgttaaatgaattattctcaaaaaatgctgaagatataaataaacatgAACATCATGTACATTTGGGTACCTGTAAAAAACTatggttaaataaaaaaaatgttgtttgatGAATATCTCatctaataaattcaattcaatacatATCGATTTACTTCTTCTATTTTTCCTCCCTTATAAAGGCGGCAATAAAATCACCTGTAGTTTTAACTTCttgataacaatataaatgCCAATCCGTGGTGCCAAAATCTGCAGAAAATGGTTGCGGCTCTGTGTGCCTGGGAACATCACATCCAGgtccaataataaaaattaaatgtcctttataattatttacgtaatcttgaaacgattttttgttattgaagtAACAGAATAATAACGCATAATTCGGATCCAAGGAATGTTCGTTGAGTTGgttaatataattcaatttgataaatttgaaactGGAGTATTTACTTTCCCACCATTCTCGATTTATTTCATAGCCCAGTACTGGCAATCCTGAATCAGAACAAAAAACCCTTTAAGAATTgatggaattttattattggaaTATTGATAGTAAATGAGAATTATCTCTAAATTTGtgtggaaaatggaaaaattggacAACCCCCTTGTGATACAAAAGATACATACATATATGGAGCGCAGCTAAATTatggaagaaattattttacaaaattcttgaaatatgtcgtttctttttcaatttttaatgcaGATTATTTACATTCTTTTCACTTGGCATCGTTGTTTTTTAGTGACTGAATCTGCAATCTCGGAACACTATTTTTAATCTTCATTTTGAGgtacttaacctcaaatttttttcttcctaatattccattttgattgaaaaaagcTCATTGTTCATtacattacatatttttttacacaaatttataattttgatactTGATATTAagtatttcattcaaataataataaccaACAACCAAGGTACTGATCAGTTCGAAATACGACGGCTACAtgcctcgtttctgagttataggccgttgcgaaatcagaacttacaTTTAAGTATATTTCCTTGTCCATGTGGTCCATAGAAATAATTCTACACTCTACTATCTGACACGAGGAGCGGCTCAAATtaaatggttaacaatccgtaacttttacagggacaacctgtacaatctaaatataGCAAATAGTACATTACCATTTTTTCTCTCACCGGGATGAAAAGTCCGTCCTTGACATATTCTAAGTCACTATTATTAGAATCgtctaaattcattttttcaatttcaattctgTATTTTCACGcgataataaatactaaatgtCGTATGAATCAAACTGTCATCGAGGGTAAACATTTCAttccaaggaaaccgttcgccataaagagacattctaaagaaaattatcataaattgtaattatttattgaaaatacttacaggaggtattagaacacaatcaaacatttctaactGAATTGCATACTACAATtatcaataagtcgtgtgactgacataCAGATGGCGccgccattgtcaaatccatatgacgtttatgatgTACCCactttcaatatttcatgacatttcgattagtcagaaaaaagtgatagTCATGTAAGTGGAGCTACGTTTGTTATTTTGGAAGCGATTTCGTGtgtaattttatcattgcttcttgatgaaaaaaaaaactgtttaagcACAACATTGACTTCAAAACTATTATCTGGACTCTGCTCTACCGAAaaaaaccatttgttattgtttcgctgaatttaaacgtggtcgtacgaACATCGATGAtgatgaacgttctggtcgtccaattgatgTGGTtattccagaaaacatcaaaaaagtccacaagtTGGTTaaatctaatcgtaaattgaaattgcgatATAGCTCAGGCTGTAAagtactcacagtcgatcaaaaacaacaatgtgtgtgttgatgattcagagaaATGTCTGGCCATCTTTACactaataaatcagatttttttgcatcgatatgtgacaaaGGATGAAACATGGAACCAATACTTCATTggggactgcagccggtgaaagcacaacagtcagctaggaatgttatggcttcagtattttgggatgcgcatggaatattggtgagacaatcaatagcgaatactgcATAGAGTTGTTGCATCGTTTAAATgggaaaatcaagaaaaaacggtCTCATgtatcgaagaaaaaaccactgtttcaccaagacaatacGCCGTTTCACAAGTcgattgcttcctcatccaccttATAGTTCAGATCTGGCCCTGAAGGACTACTAGCTATTCGCTGatctgaaaaaaatgtttaccgataagaaattcttcaaatgaagcaattgctgaaactgaagcctatattgaggcaaaagacaaatccttctacaagtacggcatcgagaagttagagaagcgtagACTGATTGTTTTGGtcttgaaggagattaaatTGATTTTGGCAAAAATGTGTTTTACTTAGTCACTTGACTTATTAAGTGATGTgttactgtcgaacatcgtgttactcacataaggaagaaattgaaatgtagaaaattttagttggttagcctatcaactcaacaaataaaaacaaaaaagactATAAGAAATGTTCGAGGT includes:
- the LOC130892344 gene encoding uncharacterized protein LOC130892344 isoform X2 translates to MEDSFVNTLLTLYKVEKWKEILKLNENSDNLNALKLLWVWPEEKNFKFIKNLVKDLGYKGLPVLGYEINREWWESKYSSFKFIKLNYINQLNEHSLDPNYALLFCYFNNKKSFQDYVNNYKGHLIFIIGPGCDVPRHTEPQPFSADFGTTDWHLYCYQEVKTTGDFIAAFIREEK
- the LOC130892344 gene encoding uncharacterized protein LOC130892344 isoform X1 — protein: MEDSFVNTLLTLYKVEKWKEILKLNENSDNLNALKLLWVWPEEKNFKFIKNLVKDLGYKGILSLGCGCGLLEWLINQSTGLPVLGYEINREWWESKYSSFKFIKLNYINQLNEHSLDPNYALLFCYFNNKKSFQDYVNNYKGHLIFIIGPGCDVPRHTEPQPFSADFGTTDWHLYCYQEVKTTGDFIAAFIREEK